A window of the Microplitis mediator isolate UGA2020A chromosome 5, iyMicMedi2.1, whole genome shotgun sequence genome harbors these coding sequences:
- the LOC130668904 gene encoding uncharacterized protein LOC130668904 produces the protein MDTCRMPLEIWLNIWIYLNLVLVGIKSARPRFDTSTDMGNVLIPADAEVDSVIYRLRATDQDVDFPLVFEITATVTPVVRIENLPCTLYNKVCQANVILTRRLTAGRLHDFAVRVRDSKGDSNSMQATISVTNATTPRDKIFPHIPALIMVPEDAKPGKELDYILVRSNPWSGKPVYIELWQPKELFTIRQRQDPSNTKGVITLIGELDFETQSMYTLTIYATDPYTERQRDTRNIAGLHLVVIVQDVQDVAPIFTLAPPLTKINNTVQPGDVILRVHAEDGDKGVPREITYGLVSEGNPFTPFFNITESTGEIILTRPLEELTQITHVGAPIVLSVVAEEIRRSTDEPAAQAAVVEVGLLLGEPGNSPPYFENDIYVAWMDENAEPGSSIIFNEPYSTRVRDEDIGKAGVFALKLENNNGTFEISPAVAERTANFILTVRDNTLIDYEIYKTLRFQITAQEVGPATNLSATVPVTIFLRDKNDNPPEFQEKSYEVVLSENVTAGTRVVQVHATDKDTGSFGRIQYTQIIGSGSEAFVINPDTGVITVAMGTSVLDREITPQLMLSIEACDEDGKGLRSTVPFVVNLIDANDNAPIFEKDIYEFVLNSDLNNFTMPAIIKAFDADADPPNNVIHYEIIHGNYENKFNLDETTGALFLREQITKVRSSRHNSYQRVATKYRKNVIQTHNDSLKISSLKSSSTSMSSILDKNATNADEKVERKKREDKHILFTLTARAYDLGVPHLSSTTQINILQSPLVGVRTIMLLVPGENPDREKTIKTLETITGGRITIQDIRPYTLENLPKGFENGLPSPDGGKKSIVVAQVQQISPGASFVDIEKILSALTANGFGIIGGDMTPGNGNQETKDHNGTIKNTSITTINNEEVIVYKAENKLLFWLLIILGLLILAAVVALIICCICPGCPLYMAPRKRRIHSSETLIARSDSRPKRHLHRRHPQLENIWMEKKQAWSADPTRTQWQFNRRNTNNFGIASLPGDVIRVDHETCNVNRDRDHNYEQPLKASSLQLHDQLMAPVYLVKSSTQKGDERMYVEDIEARVKGHHEIDDGDSELGRKVYRRVKQRELDPQLLRDSHFYRNGSTEVMRLVTRGVDDHTSQIMTHRPPEIVIDQTSIHRVDGKDILLQRFIEDQNLRGEQDYHDSMQDLERQSMESHKRQKKASIQQHKQEILLIPERLDDDNRQHIEELGPDVQRLIIDHGTYEKSSRSDIKGSQDVLSSILIHGSTSKISNIKEQSKHEHQSNLQNYSIHDLELARQNVLLTRLLLEKDRGVGGIGLVDSGSYLETQSLPGQVAAGTQTNQTTATQTDQLNRSRSDNDESEDDGRMRRKRSKKRYDEPKRIRTLWMRSPIREEDRHQYPEKHASLLRKKIKDIKDGRKSSIEQEVLREISDSLDEIGDRDTPLNKREHFIDSSNSRDDEIIHRDDSSSIKILKDKYTKVVSDCEDDRERKDEDKSKKKRDNLSTSKKEIKRDKKTEPSFKILEREMSSLSKKLSKLAGKKLTKCKEDSNHENDKFLTTDSQDKDKDTTPTEFQNEGKERGREKMKKVEIIKSRSRSTQRVTKSTQLKIPKEIEKIIQHKTKYRKKPIISTASSEIEEAADKCLKKQTASKKPDDSKSKFSVGKTIKTKLKRQTAVDDDRKPNATRDSITEKQKNILVKQFKKVDSKSKKSESESSHSKEVIELDKMSFKKSTEESDSKDSDEDSSKLIGSSSMKQSSSSADTSKESRKEEKSMESKIKSSDDIKEISNITLPHTKIDLQAEEVAKSTADSELIKPDKSFRKKSIESSNKSNVGTSPEPVKIRGEKENYDGYKNDKQDYGKKEIEMIRSIVLEQIDLEKKVVETNKNIQLISTVKTMEKLIDKSQKTEKVKENILVELLPVESAVKSPVPEDDAMIEIEEKTKSRESLSSIAEKIIEQSKENMEQFETTASTVVENIVNNTNETDEKEANKVRVIDKLKNFVDSNKVSSEDDEQIKEVFIDHLDNATSIKDSTGDFESTQFIDEMQTNKIDNQNKIDNLHLKIEDLQLNEIKNKQIDEDQFNKMNQQERIDELQLNEIDQQKQINVSQLTEINQQKQIDEMQLDKIDQNHQINENQLIEINQQKQIDVLQLNRIDQQKQIDEMQSNEIDHQNQIDEMQSNEINHQKQIDEMELDNIDQNQQIDENQLIEINQQKQIDVLQLNKIDHQYQVDEMQLNKTDQHKQDDKLQINKNDDEKQESEFEYKKEGEIIKESNIEESNEILPSKSQKILMITPIIESEIKSSMISDLIKDSEILSPKFPEKLKPIIAQEVIVNPEDAAHIKIIEEQTTEDITQEINKSQLQIEEPLSPTSESSRRSSQIIISRETSFLNSPKKLPKDQNNDNNDTPKDSSTSMVTEPQVEIPISNKQVEFPSRDNVLVASEQPQSIVPDVEQLESSLPFEGKHEHSDSTLDALDDDSDVSSESSTKTAFIARPYGTPRHRRLIRMENVHPDNVLQSPINKIEFIEYDNSETLQISLEETKSIVSETVSINPLNVITYSVTEDDQIEEKKEPMEKLEKSIKENAEIEKKIENIKNDSKSVKDVDGNEDNVSKGLNRDINIDQEEMMKKIKDSKDISSDVGSSTTKLLIEIPAIKSNDLETQQEPKKVEKILKIVNEKLDVDSPSLTDHPESIKDPEEDNKLSKNDTNITDGFKKLNIQDTKTETADNLVKHKKVFKSSENIKEQLSKSKNKSKTTMKIIPLSKTSKVKLKTHKEKNRQLEDKNEQPKLSVDKTIKTHDSQVSGQSKTVKSPLESKVKSFSDKIKQRKRLEHDKTIQSETLNDMSDKKLSTDSKKLLQEKDTNKKQDKMGKLELSKESSSSSEVKQNKDKNIFSRKEISLDSEIKVDKVIITSDILKDMTKEIKPLVEVSTQLNKDITTKVDKDVEPKVDTETVVEVDKYVDILVEKETVRAATNTEPLQSITDKIYTSETDQIKKYKLIDTNMKEKKITGMLIEPITSETCNESTSQDDMKEECIQSTSKLSLHVNKHKSDRDKFLSPSKMSKHFREEHAEAQSRYMEWYRQNREETERRKQERKEGDEEEQPPKWLRKSTRQRWLKMSPEDRSIIELRTPEVTPLTRRRVKPLVNIESEQLKAIVRQGRKQRKAEGDKNIDPPIEIFAPEKPTIFQQQPQLKYHHLIQHSEYQYQRMPPPFYLHPPPVPHPTPQPSPERFETPQEQFALTTDSHLHHEPSTLGTTTSLQTGTRLRHQQLLEKKSVFDIAYDEAAPSQLRADSTTPPS, from the exons atggacACTTGCAG aatGCCCTTAGAAATATGGTTAAATATAtggatttatttgaatttggtCTTGGTTGGGATAAAAAGCGCACGGCCAAGATTCGATACATCAACAGATATGGGGAATGTTCTTATACCAGCAGATGCAGAAGTTGATTCAGTTATTTATCGATTACGTGCTACTGATCAGGATGTTGATTTTCCATTGGTATTCGAAATTACAGCAACAGTAACCCCAGTAGttagaattgaaaatttaccaTGTACTTTATACAACAAAGTTTGCCAAGCgaatgtaattttaacaagACGCTTGACCGCTGGACGTCTTCACGATTTCGCTGTACGAGTACGAGACTCCAAAGGTGATTCAAACTCAATGCAGGCTACTATTTCCGTGACGAATGCAACTACACCACGCGATAAAATATTTCCGCATATACCAGCTCTTATTATGGTTCCAGAG GATGCTAAACCTGGCAAGGAACTTGATTACATTCTAGTACGATCAAACCCTTGGAGCGGAAAACCCGTTTATATTGAATTGTGG caaCCTAAAGAATTATTTACCATAAGACAACGCCAAGATCCTAGCAATACAAAAGGAGTAATTACATTAATTGGAGAATTGGATTTTGAAactcaatcaatgtatactctGACTATATATGCAAcg GACCCATACACAGAACGTCAAAGGGACACAAGAAATATAGCAGGCCTACATTTAGTCGTAATAGTTCAAGATGTCCAAGATGTTGCACCAATATTTACTTTAGCACCACCTctaacaaaaataaacaatactGTCCAACCT GGCGATGTTATTCTAAGAGTTCACGCAGAAGACGGTGACAAAGGGGTTCCCCGGGAAATAACTTATGGTTTAGTGTCGGAAGGCAATCCATTCACACCATTTTTCAACATTACTGAATCCACTG gagaaattattttgacaCGACCGTTAGAAGAATTAACACAAATAACACACGTTGGTGCGCCTATAGTACTAAGTGTCGTTGCTGAAGAGATTCGCAGGTCAACGGATGAACCAGCAGCACAAGCCGCAGTAGTTGAAGTTGGATTATTACTTGGTGAACCGGGAAATAGTCCACCTTACTTTGAAAATGATAT ttatgTTGCTTGGATGGACGAAAATGCTGAACCTGGctcttcaattatatttaatgaacctTATTCAACGAGAGTTAGAGATGAAGACATAGGCAAGGCTGGTGTCTTTGCtctaaaattagaaaataataatggaaCGTTTGAAATTAGTCCTGCGGTTGCTGAACGTACagctaattttattttaactgtACGTGATAATACACTCATtgattatgaaatttataaaactctaCGTTTCCAA ATAACAGCTCAAGAAGTGGGACCGGCAACAAATTTATCAGCAACAGTACCCGTAACTATTTTTCTTCGTGATAAAAATGACAATCCTCCGGAGTTTCAAGAAAAATCTTACGAAGTAGTTTTATCAGAGAATGTAACTGCTGGTACGCGAGTTGTGCAAGTACATGCTACTGACAAAGATACGGGATCTTTTGGTAGAATTCAGTACACACAAATAATTGGATCTGGTAGTGAAGCATTTGTAATTAATCCTGATACTGGTGTCATAACTGTAGCTATGGGAACCTCGGTTTTGGATCGTGAAATAACACCTCAGCTTATGTTGAGCATCGAGGCCTGTGATGAAGATGGCAAAGGATTACGTAGCACTGTTCCCTTTGTTGTTAATCTTATAGATGCTAATGACAATGCTCCAATATTTGAAAAAGATATCTACGAATTTGTACTCAAtagtgatttaaataatttcactaTGCCagcaataataaaa gcTTTCGATGCCGACGCAGATCCACCTAATAATGTAATACACTACGAAATAATTCAtggaaattatgaaaataaatttaatctagaTGAAACAACTGGCGCATTGTTCTTACGGGAACAAATTACAAAAGTAAGAAGTAGTAGGCATAATTCTTATCAAAGAGTTGCTACCAAGTATCGTAAAAATGTAATACAAACTCATAATGATTCTCTAAAAATTTCTTCACTAAAATCTTCATCTACGTCAATGTCAAGTATATTAgataaaaatgcaacaaatgCAGATGAAAAAGTAGAACGAAAAAAACGTGAAGATAAACATATTCTTTTTACACTAACTGCTAGAGCTTACGATTTAG gtGTTCCACACCTATCTAGCACAACTCAAATTAATATACTTCAGTCTCCATTAGTTGGTGTAAGAACAATAATGTTATTAGTACCAGGAGAAAATCCAGATCgcgaaaaaacaataaaaacatTGGAAACAATCACCGGAGGGCGGATAACAATTCAAGATATTCGTCCTTatactttagaaaatttaccTAAAGGTTTTGAAAATGGTCTGCCAAGTCCTGATGGTGGAAAAaa gagTATTGTAGTAGCTCAAGTTCAACAAATAAGTCCTGGAGCATCATTTGtggatattgaaaaaattttatctgctCTAACAGCCAATGGGTTTGGGATAATTGGTGGTGATATGACACCTGGAAATGGTAATCAAGAAACTAAAGATCATAACgggacaattaaaaatacaagtaTTACTACAATTAACAATGAAGAAGTA ATAGTCTACAAAGCCGagaataaattacttttctgGCTGCTAATAATCTTAGGATTATTAATACTTGCAGCAGTTGTCGCTTTGATAATTTGTTGTATATGTCCAGGCTGTCCTTTATACATGGCGCCAAGAAAAAGACGTATACATTCTTCTGAAACGCTCATTGCACGTTCTGATAGTAGACCCAAGCGACATCTTCATCGTAGACATCCACAGTtagaaa atatttggatggaaaaaaaacaaGCATGGAGTGCTGATCCAACTCGTACACAATGGCAATTTAATCGTAGAAATACTAACAATTTCGGTATAGCTTCACTACCAGGAGACGTGATTCGAGTTGATCATGAGACTTGTAATGTTAATCGTGATCGTGATCATAATTATGAACAACCACTGAAAGCTAGTTCTCTTCAATTACATGACCAACTAATGGCACCTGTATACTTAGTTAAATCTAGTACACAAAAAGGTGATGAACGTATGTATGTAGAAGATATTGAAGCTAGAGTTAAAGGTCATCATGAAATAGATGATGGGGATTCAGAATTAGGACGTAAAGTTTATAGAAGAGTTAAACAACGAGAACTGGATCCACAACTACTTCGTGACTCACACTTTTATCGAAATGGTAGTACAGAAGTAATGAGACTAGTTACACGTGGTGTTGATGATCACACTAGTCAGATTATGACACATCGACCACCAGAAATAGTAATTGACCAAACGTCTATACACAGAGTTGATGgtaaagatattttattacaaagatTTATTGAGGATCAAAATTTACGAGGAGAACAAGATTATCATGATAGTATGCAGGATTTAGAGAGACAAAGCATGGAATCACATAAACGGcaaaaaaaagcttcgattCAACAACATAAAcaagaaattttgttaattccTGAAAGACTGGATGATGATAATCGGCAACATATTGAAGAACTTGGTCCTGATGTTCAGAGACTTATTATTGATCATGGAACTTACGAAAAATCATCACGATCAGATATTAAAGGCAGTCAAGATGTTTTAAGTAGTATTTTAATTCACGGATCAACatctaaaatatcaaatataaaaGAACAATCAAAACATGAGCATCAATCAAAtcttcaaaattattcaattcatGATCTAGAGTTAGCGCGacaaaatgttttattaacGAGATTACTTTTGGAAAAAGATAGAGGAGTTGGTGGCATAGGTTTGGTtgattcgggaagttatttaGAAACACAAAGTTTACCTGGACAAGTGGCTGCTGGTACTCAGACTAATCAAACTACAGCAACTCAAACGGATCAATTGAATAGAAGTAGAAGTGATAATGATGAGTCTGAAGATGACGGTAGAATGCGTAGGAAAAGATCGAAAAAAAGATATGATGAACCTAAACGAATTAGAACTTTGTGGATGAGATCACCTATTCGTGAAGAGGATCGTCATCAGTATCCTGAAAAACATGCTAGCTTActacgtaaaaaaataaaagatattaAAGACGGAAGAAAGAGTTCGATTGAACAGGAAGTATTGAGAGAAATTTCTGATTCATTGGATGAAATTGGTGATAGAGATACACCTTTAAATAAACGTGAGCATTTTATTGATAGTTCTAATTCTAGAGATGATGAAATTATACATCGTGATGATTCGTCatcgataaaaatattgaaagatAAATATACAAAAGTGGTAAGTGACTGTGAAGATGACCGTGAAAGAAAAGATGAGGATAagagtaagaaaaaaaggGACAATTTAAGTActagtaaaaaagaaataaaacgagataaaaaaacagaaccgagttttaaaatattagaaaGGGAAATGAGTTCATTGagtaaaaaactttcaaagttagcgggtaaaaaattaacaaagtGTAAAGAAGATAGTAATCATgagaatgataaatttttaacgacaGATTCCCAAGATAAAGATAAGGATACAACGCCTACAGAATTTCAGAATGAAGGTAAAGAAAGAGGaagagaaaaaatgaaaaaagttgaaattattaaatcgaGATCTAGATCCACACAACGTGTTACTAAATCAacacaattaaaaattcctaaagagattgaaaaaattatacaacATAAAACAAAGTATCGTAAAAAACCTATTATAAGTACTGCTAGTTCCGAAATTGAAGAAGCTGCAGataaatgtttgaaaaaacaaaccgCAAGCAAAAAACCAGATGATAGCAAGTCTAAATTTTCGGTAGgtaaaactattaaaacaaaattaaaacgaCAAACGGCCGTGGACGACGACAGAAAACCTAATGCGACTCGTGATTCTATTActgagaaacaaaaaaatattttagttaaaCAATTCAAGAAGGTGGATAGCAAATCAAAGAAATCTGAAAGTGAATCTAGTCACTCTAAAGAAGTTATTGAATTAGATAAgatgagttttaaaaaatcaacggAAGAAAGTGATTCTAAAGATTCTGATGAAGACAGCAGTAAATTGATAGGGAGTAGTTCAATGAAACAGTCGAGCTCTAGTGCTGATACATCGAAAGAATCaagaaaagaagaaaaatcAATGGAATCTAAGATAAAGTCATCTGATGATATCAAAGAGATATCAAATATTACTCTACCTCATACAAAAATTGATTTGCAAGCAGAAGAAGTAGCTAAAAGTACTGCTGACAGTGAATTAATAAAACCGGATAAgtcatttagaaaaaaaagtattgaatctTCTAATAAATCAAACGTAGGTACTAGTCCTGAACCGGTCAAAATTCGAggtgaaaaagaaaattatgatggatataaaaatgataaacaaGATTAtggtaaaaaagaaattgagaTGATTAGATCAATAGTTTTGGAACAAATTGATTTGGAGAAGAAAGTAgttgaaacaaataaaaatatacagttAATATCTACTGTTAAAACTATGGAAAAGTTAATAGATAAATCACAAAAGACTGAAAAAGTaaaggaaaatattttggtCGAGTTACTTCCAGTTGAATCTGCTGTAAAATCTCCGGTACCTGAAGATGATGCGATGATTGAAATAGAAGAAAAAACCAAGAGCAGAGAATCATTGTCATCGAtagctgaaaaaattattgaacaatcaaaagaaaacatGGAACAGTTTGAAACAACTGCTTCGACTGttgttgaaaatattgtaaacAATACAAACGAGACTGACGAGAAAGAGGCTAATAAAGTTCgtgttattgataaattaaaaaattttgttgactcTAATAAAGTATCGTCAGAAGACGATGAACAAATAAAGGAAGTATTTATTGATCATTTAGATAATGCGACTAGTATAAAAGATTCAACTGGAGATTTTGAATCTACTCAATTTATTGACGAAATGCAgacaaataaaatagataatcAAAACAAAATTGATAACTTGCATTTGA aaattgaagaCTTGCAGttgaatgaaattaaaaataaacaaatcgaTGAAGACCAATTCAATAAAATGAATCAACAGGAACGAATCGATGaattacaattaaatgaaattgatcaACAGAAACAAATTAATGTATCACAATTAACTGAAATTAATCAACAAAAACAAATTGATGAAATGCAATTAGATAAAATAGATCAAAATCACCAAATCAatgaaaatcaattaattgaaattaatcaaCAGAAACAAATTGAtgtattacaattaaatagaattgacCAACAAAAACAAATTGATGAAATGCAATCAAATGAAATTGATCATCAAAACCAAATTGATGAAATGCAATCAAATGaaattaatcatcaaaaaCAAATTGATGAAATGGAATTAGATAATATAGATCAAAATCAACAAATCGatgaaaatcaattaattgaaattaatcaaCAGAAACAAATTGAtgtattacaattaaataaaattgatcatCAATACCAAGTGGATGAaatgcaattaaataaaactgatCAACATAAGCAAGACGATAaattgcaaataaataaaaatgatgatgaAAAACAAGAAAGCGAGTTCGAATACAAGAAAGAAggtgaaataataaaagaatcaAATATTGAAGAATCAAATGAAATACTGCCATcaaaatctcaaaaaatacTTATGATTACACCAATCATTGAATCTGAAATTAAATCATCAATGATAAGCGATTTAATTAAAGATTCTGAAATATTATCACCAAAATTTccggaaaaattaaaacctattATTGCTCAAGAAGTGATTGTTAATCCCGAAGACGCGGCacatattaaaattattgaagaacAAACAACTGAAGATATTAcacaagaaataaataaatctcaaTTGCAAATAGAGGAACCTCTATCACCCACAAGTGAAAGTAGTCGTCGTTCGtcgcaaataattatttctcgtGAAACATCATTTCTCAATTCACCTAAGAAATTACCAAAAGaccaaaataatgataataatgatactcCAAAAGATTCATCTACATCAATGGTAACAGAACCACAAGTAGAAATTCCAATTTCTAATAAGCAAGTTGAGTTTCCTAGTCGCGATAATGTGTTAGTAGCAAGCGAACAACCTCAATCGATTGTTCCTGACGTTGAGCAACTGGAATCTAGTTTACCTTTTGAGGGCAAACATGAACATTCAGACTCGACACTAGATGCATTAGATGACGATAGTGATGTGTCAAGTGAATCTTCAACTAAAACGGCATTTATCGCACGTCCATACGGCACACCTCGTCATCGACGTTTAATAAGAATGGAAAATGTACATCCTGATAACGTATTACAATctccaataaataaaatagaatttatAGAATACGATAATTCAGAAACATTACAAATATCATTGGAAGAAACTAAATCAATAGTAAGTGAAACTGTTTCGATAAACCCTCTTAATGTTATAACATATTCGGTTACTGAAGATGATCagatagaagaaaaaaaagaaccgatggaaaaactagaaaaaagtaTCAAGGAAAATGctgaaatcgaaaaaaaaattgaaaacataaaaaatgattcaaaaagtGTAAAAGATGTCGATGGTAACGAAGACAATGTTTCAAAAGGTTTAAATagagatattaatattgatcaagaagaaatgatgaaaaaaatcaaagattCTAAAGATATTTCAAGTGATGTAGGCTCGAGTACAACTAAATTACTGATTGAAATTCCAGCAATAAAATCTAATGATTTAGAGACACAACAGGAACCAAAAaaggtagaaaaaattttaaaaattgttaatgaaaAGTTAGATGTTGATTCCCCTTCTCTTACAGATCATCCGGAATCAATAAAAGACCCTGAAGaggataataaattatcaaaaaatgatacaaATATTACTgatggatttaaaaaattaaatattcaggACACAAAAACTGAAACTGCGGATAATTtagtaaaacataaaaaagtttttaaaagttcagaaaatataaaagaacaattatctaaaagtaaaaataaatctaaaactACTATGAAAATAATACCGTTGTCAAAAACatcaaaagtaaaattaaaaacacataaagaaaaaaaccGTCAACTTGAGGATAAAAATGAGCAACCAAAATTATCGGTTGACAAAACGATAAAAACTCATGATAGTCAAGTATCTGGTCAATCTAAAACTGTTAAATCACCGTTAGAATCTAAAGTTAAATCATtttcagataaaataaaacagcGAAAACGATTGGAGCATGACAAAACCATTCAATCCGAAACGTTAAATGATatgagtgataaaaaattatctactgatagtaaaaaattactgcaaGAGAAAGATACGAATAAAAAACAGGACAAAATGGGAAAACTAGAATTGTCGAAAGAATCATCTTCAAGTAGCgaagttaaacaaaataaagataaaaatattttttcaagaaaagaAATATCTTTAGATTCCGAAATTAAAGTagataaagtaattattacttcAGACATACTAAAAGATATGACGAAGGAGATAAAGCCTTTAGTTGAAGTATCTACTCAACTAAATAAAGATATCACCACAAAAGTAGATAAAGACGTTGAGCCAAAAGTAGATACAGAGACTGTTGTGGAAGTAGACAAATATGTTGATATACTAGTAGAAAAAGAAACTGTACGAGCAGCCACTAATACAGAACCATTACAAAGTataactgataaaatatatacttcagaaacagatcaaattaaaaaatataaattaatagataCGAATatgaaagagaaaaaaattactggaaTGTTGATTGAACCAATTACTTCTGAGACTTGTAATGAATCTACTTCTCAAGACGATATGAAAGAAGAATGTATACAATCGACATCAAAATTATCTCTTCACGTTAATAAACATAAATCAGAtcgagataaatttttaagtccaAGTAAGATGAGTAAACACTTTAGAGAAGAACATGCTGAGGCTCAATCACGTTACATGGAATGGTATAGACAAAATCGTGAAGAAACTGAACGTCGAAAACAAGAAAGAAAAGAGGGTGATGAAGAAGAACAGCCTCCTAAGTGGCTAAGAAAAAGTACGAGACAAAGATGGCTTAAAATGAGTCCAGAAGATAGAAGCATAATCGAATTAAGAACACCTGAAGTGACACCATTAACTCGTCGGCGTGTTAAACCTCTTGTTAATATTGAATCAGAACAACTTAAAGCAATTGTACGTCAAGGTAGAAAACAACGTAAAGCTGAaggtgataaaaatattgatccTCCAATAGAAATATTTGCTCCAGAGAAACCAACAATTTTTCAACAACAACCACAACTAAAATATCATCATCTTATCCAACATTCAGAATATCAATATCAACGTATGCCACCTCCATTTTATCTTCATCCACCACCAGTTCCACATCCTACGCCTCAACCATCGCCAGAACGCTTTGAAACTCCTCAAGAACAGTTTGCCTTAACTACCGATTCACATCTTCATCATGAACCATCAACTTTGGGAACCACAACATCATTACAAACTGGAACTAGACTACGTCATCAACAACTTCTTGAAAAGAAAAGTGTTTTCGATATCGCGTACGACGAAGCAGCGCCTTCTCAATTACGTGCCGACAGTACTACTCCACcatcgtaa